In Vicugna pacos chromosome 10, VicPac4, whole genome shotgun sequence, the following proteins share a genomic window:
- the MSANTD4 gene encoding myb/SANT-like DNA-binding domain-containing protein 4, protein MKQLKRKRKSNFSVQETQTLLKEITKRKEVIFSKQLNTTINVMKRMAWEEIAQCVNAVGEGEQRTGTEVKRRYLDWRALMKRKRMKANIKLVGSGFPLPTSDLDDSLTEEIDEKIGFRNDPNFDWQNMADFRDAGGSLTEVKVEEEERDPQSPEFEIEEEEEMLSSVIPDSRRENELPDFPHIDEFFTLNSTPSRSAYDEPHLLVNIEKQKLELEKRRLDIEAERLQVEKERLQIEKERLRHLDMEHERLQLEKERLQIEREKLRLQIVSSEKPAPENELGQGEKAILQPQDIETEKLKLERERLQLEKDRLQFLKFESEKLQIEKERLQVEKERLRIQKEGHLQ, encoded by the exons ATGAAGCagttgaaaaggaaaaggaaaagtaatTTTAGTGTACAAGAAACTCAGACTCTCCTGAaggaaattacaaaaagaaaagaagtcatTTTTTCCAAGCAGCTCAATACAACAATTAACGTGATGAAGCGAATGGCTTGGGAGGAGATTGCACAGTGTGTGAACGCTGTAGGGGAAGGAGAACAGAGAACAGGAACGGAGGTGAAGAGAAGGTACCTTGACTGGCGAGCACTGATGAAGAGAAAGAGGATGAAGGCGAACATTAAGTTGGTTGGTTCGGGGTTTCCCCTTCCCACATCCGATTTAGATGACTCCCTCACTGAAGAGATAGATGAAAAGATTGGATTCCGAAATGATCCGAATTTTGATTGGCAAAACATGGCAGATTTCCGGGATGCAGGTGGATCCTTAACTGAAGTCAaagtggaagaggaggaaagagatccCCAGAGTCCTGAA tttgagattgaggaggaggaagaaatgttGTCATCAGTTATACCAGATTCCAGGAGGGAAAACGAACTTCCCGATTTCCCCCACATCGATGAGTTTTTCACCCTGAACTCAACACCATCCCGGTCTGCGTACGATGAGCCCCACCTGCTTGTAAACATAGAGAAACAGAAACTGGAGTTAGAGAAACGACGGCTGGATATTGAGGCCGAAAGACTGCAGGTGGAGAAGGAGCGCCTTCAGATTGAGAAAGAGCGGCTGCGGCATTTGGACATGGAGCACGAGCGGCTCCAGCTGGAGAAGGAGCGGCTGCAGATCGAAAGGGAGAAGCTGCGGTTACAGATAGTGAGCTCGGAGAAGCCGGCTCCGGAGAACGAACTGGGTCAAGGGGAAAAGGCCATCCTCCAGCCACAGGATATagaaacagagaagttaaaactTGAGAGGGAACGCTTGCAGCTGGAGAAGGATAGGCTGCAGTTTTTGAAATTTGAATCAGAGAAGCTGCAGATTGAAAAGGAACGCTTGCAAGTAGAGAAAGAGAGACTACGAATTCAGAAGGAAGGTCATTTGCAGTAA